A region of the Desulfomicrobium apsheronum genome:
AATGGTGGGTGGTCCGCGTGGAGCATCGGGGCGAACAGCCCCAGGTCCTGGAGCACGAGGCCCCGGACCGGGGCATGATGTACGGGGCGCACGTACGAGCCATCCCCAACACGACCCGTTTCATCCCTGCCTCGGATCATCCTCGGACATCCATCTACGGAGTGCAGACGGCCATTGTAACCGGTCCCGACGGCGAAGAGATCTTCCCGGACCAGTATGGCCGCGTGAAGGTGCAGTTCCACTGGGACAGGGAGGGCCGACGCGACGAGAACACCACCTGCTGGATTCGCGCCTCCCAGGGTTGGGCCGGAGGACAGTTCGGCACCATGGCCATCCCCCGCATCGGCCAGGAAGTGCTGGTCACCTTCCTGGAGGGCGACCCGGACCGGCCCGTCATCACGGGCCGGGTCTACAACTCCCGCAACCCGGTCCCGTACCCCCTGCCCGCGAACAAGACGCGCACGGTTTTCAAGTCCATGTCCACGCCTGGAGCGGAGGGCGAAAAACGCGGCTTCAACGAACTGCGCATTGAGGACAAGAAAGGCCTGGAAGAGATCTACGCCCACGCGGAAAAGGATGTGAACGTCTACGTCAAGAACGACTGGAAGGAGCACATCCTGCACGACCAGCACCGCACCATCGACAATTTCTCCTACTCCATAGTCAAAGGCGAGGATCATCAGACCGTACACAAGGACCGCAAGGTCGAACTGCTGTCGGACGACCACATGACCGTCAAAGGCAACAGCCATCGCAAAATCACCGAAAAATGGCTGGTCCGGTCCAGCGATGAGACGCACCTCAAATCCGACATCAAGACGATCCTCGAGGCCGGCACGGAACTGACCATCATGGCTGGCGGCAGCTTCATCAAGATCGACCCGTCAGGAGTGACCATCAACGGGGCGAAGATCAAAATCAATTCCGGCGGCAGCCCAAGCCCTGGCACGGGTGCTGCGCCGCTGCTGCCCATGGCCAGTGAACTGGTTGACGAGGGAACGGCCCCGATAACGCAGATCGATGCGTTGCGCAGGGCAGAGGGGCGTCTCTTCTGTCAAGTGTGCGCAGGGGCGGAATAGTATGGATATTCAAAACATGGATGCTGCTTTCGACCTTCTCGGAACGCTCGCCGGGAATCCGAACAATATCTACCTGCTCATGGATGGAGCGCGCTTCAAGAACATTCACGCCTTCATCTACGAACACGAAGATAACCCCGACTACATCCCGCTCTATCGCGGCACCTACTACGAGTCCCTCGTAGAGGTCAGCCCGTGCTTGGTACGTATCAAAGACATGCACAGAGGACTGATGCCCTGGTTCGTTCGTCAGGGTGCGGATGAACTCAAGGCTCTCGCGCTTGTTTCCACACTCCCTCTGAAGGACCTTGCCGAACACTTCCGAACATGCCTTGAAGCGAATCTGCCGAATCAGGGCCTCGCCCTGTTCAGATTCTATGACCCTTCTGTGATGGTGATGCTGGCGTCTCCGGCATTGCAGCAGCAGGCCGCGTTCGTGTTCAAACATGTTTCAGAAATGTACTGGAAGATTGATGGAGCGTATAAATCCGCCTTGTTTTGACGTGCTTTGGCCCTGTTCGTGATACGCAAAATTGAACACTACGAATACAATTAGCGGAGGCTA
Encoded here:
- a CDS encoding type VI secretion system Vgr family protein yields the protein MHFTEDAFNPQQWLGDSANSPWFTFETPAIPGFRVYAFSGVEEMHRPYEFEIELVHDLNNLDFAELLGRTACLSIRDKSGGVRHVHGVIHSFRQLHTANQRTHYRCLLVPRLHFLNQVTDHRIFQNMNVTQIIEKILKEQNFTGDSYAFKCFFDYAPREYCVQYGETHLHFISRLCEEEGLYFYFDHFKDRHVLCFSDMPDGPRIEGESLVRFHPGAGTETDTATVRTIEMGQDIRSDSYTFREWNFEKTRLDLQVKLSETDSVKAPVPVGMNLEQYRYPHLYQLQKDGKRYVDLELMRNFSMNAWVEVTTDVSRMTPGYVFELFGHRREDYNAKWWVVRVEHRGEQPQVLEHEAPDRGMMYGAHVRAIPNTTRFIPASDHPRTSIYGVQTAIVTGPDGEEIFPDQYGRVKVQFHWDREGRRDENTTCWIRASQGWAGGQFGTMAIPRIGQEVLVTFLEGDPDRPVITGRVYNSRNPVPYPLPANKTRTVFKSMSTPGAEGEKRGFNELRIEDKKGLEEIYAHAEKDVNVYVKNDWKEHILHDQHRTIDNFSYSIVKGEDHQTVHKDRKVELLSDDHMTVKGNSHRKITEKWLVRSSDETHLKSDIKTILEAGTELTIMAGGSFIKIDPSGVTINGAKIKINSGGSPSPGTGAAPLLPMASELVDEGTAPITQIDALRRAEGRLFCQVCAGAE
- a CDS encoding DUF4123 domain-containing protein, translating into MDIQNMDAAFDLLGTLAGNPNNIYLLMDGARFKNIHAFIYEHEDNPDYIPLYRGTYYESLVEVSPCLVRIKDMHRGLMPWFVRQGADELKALALVSTLPLKDLAEHFRTCLEANLPNQGLALFRFYDPSVMVMLASPALQQQAAFVFKHVSEMYWKIDGAYKSALF